Sequence from the Kogia breviceps isolate mKogBre1 chromosome X, mKogBre1 haplotype 1, whole genome shotgun sequence genome:
GAGAAATCACTAGGAAGAGTAGGGAATCCTTACTTTTAGTTCATTAGGCAGAAATAATGACACTCtacataatttttcttgaaaACAAGACTTCAGATCTGAAGCTCATAAaataatgttgagcaaaagaagccagacacaagtgTACATACTGAACAGTTCCTTTTATAGATGGCACTTTAAAAGGCAACACTAATCTACACTGAAAAAAGTCAGAATACGGATTACCCTTTGGGGTTATTGACTATAAGGAAGCAGAAAGGGGGCCTGACTTATGGAAAacattctatttcttgatctgagtGCTGTTTACAGAGGTGTGTTCATTTTGTAGAAATTCATGAAGTTGTACCCTGATGATATGTGTATTTCCTGTATATTTGATATGCTTCAATGCAAGAGTTTAAAAGTAGCATTAGGTCACCTGCAGGGGAAGGTCAGTGTGTAAATGACACACTACTGTGGGTGCTTGGCTACATACTCTCGGAGAACCAGGGCCTTTGCTTCTGGGTGTGAAATACACATTTGGTGCAAACATAGGTTCCTGGCACCAGGTCTATTGCGTTATGACAATGAGTAGTATGGGGTCcatttttgttcgtttgtttgtaatttatctttatttttatagcgGAGTAaagctgatttacaatgctgtggcTTTCTGgtgtacatccacttgattcacttacagaaagacatacatatattcttttccatattcttaccAGTCTTATATATTCTCTTACAGTGATTACAGTGTGTTGAGTCAAATTCTACGTGCTATACAGTGCTTTTTCTTGATTGGAAAAGACCTCTTGGTTGATGGCATCCCTGATCAGGATTCCCTGTGGATGGGGAAGAAGTGAGGCAGTTACCAAATGTGACCTGTAGGCCAGAGTAAGTTTCAGCACCTGGCTACTCCAGGAAATGGGAAGTGATAGGGTTCTGGATTTCCAAATCCAATTGGAAATTGGATTTCCAATTTCTTAGGCCAAGAAACTGTGGGAAGCATGTGTAGTGGGACCATTGCCTGGTCCCTCATCTTGAGCTCTATGGGTGGATAAGGCCCCCAGTTGTGAGCACCCATCTTTTGCTTGTACCCTTCTGGGCCCAGATCATAAATCTACATATGAACTGAGTTTCCCTGGCTTTATCAGCTTGTGGAAGTAGAGTCTCAGTTAAAGAATTAGCTTAAATTTCACCAGCTCTTGCCCGCATCTGCTCACACAGGAATTCCAGCCCCCATGTAAAATAGCCCAATTGCATCTGAAGGTCCCCAGTATGTCACAAACCAATCTGTTTTGGGCATCTCCCATGTTCTTCCTCACTTATTCTGGGCCCCATTTTTGTGTGCTTTGCCCATGAAGCTCCTTCAGGAGTATTTAcgccctccctgccaccccactGCTGCTGGGCCCACCATGGGAATATTAATGAAGGTGCCAAGGGTGCTACCTCCTGATCCCCCTAAAGGCCCCAACCATGGAGGTGCCCGCCCATGTACCAGACATGCTCAAACATGCCTGAATGGCATTTGAGCTCAGGTAACACATACCTGCCAAATACATGATGCCCCGGTTCCCACAGTGATGTGATCTGAAAGCAGGCCCTGCTGCTGTTACACTCCATGGCTCAGTTGGGGGGTTGGTGATGGGTAGGGGCATAGGGCTGGGCTTGAATGGCTCCCCTGTTGCTGAGGGACAATGGTGTTTTCCAGACAGAGGCGAATGCTTCAATCAGGAACTGCCACGTACAGCTGCTCCCTCTGGTGGTCTGTGCCTTCCACCagtggagacacagagagatcagcttcaGCAGCCTCGCGCCATTCATATCTCTTAGAACTATTCCTGAGTACAGGGTATTTAAAAGACAGTTTCTGTATCAGACAAACCCGAAATGAAGAATATCCTATTAAAAATGCTAATGCCATACAAGATGCAGAAAGGCTGTGAAAATATTCCTGATTAAAGGaggctaaagagacatgacagctAAAAGCAATACCTCATCCTGGACCAGATCCTGTGATGAAGAGGAAAAATGCTATAAAGGGCATTATTGGGTCACCAGGCAAAACCGGAGTACAAATGGTAAATAATAGTATTATACCAATGTTTAATTTACTGAAGCTGTTAACTATACTGTGATGTAGGGAACATGCCTATTCTTAGGAAGTGCACACTGAGGTACTCGGGCATAAAGGGCCATGATGTTATCTGTCCTCAGTCggtccaaacacacacacacacacacacacacacacacacacacacacacacgggagtgCATACATGCAAACGATAAAGCAAATGGGGTAAAATGTTAGCAATAGGTCAATCTGTTCTTTATACTATGTGTTCTTTTTGAAACTttcctgtaagtttgaaattatttccaaatgaaaACGTTTTACAAATGTAAAAGACAGCATCTGTGCAAGCAGTCAGGATCTGGTGGCACATGCCTGACTGAACTCTTCCTGTGGCAGAGATGAGGAAGGAGGACATGGCGGTCTTCCCAGGCAGGGCTCCTGCACATCCCAAAGGGGAGTCAGATACCTGCATGAAGGTGCCAAGTGGCATCTGAGGCCACTTACCTCTTGCTCTCCCCCAGCCTACAAGATATCAAAAATAACACCTTTTACATTTTCTCCTGAGGATTATGAGCCTTGGGGTatggggatgatgaaaatttGGTTATGAAAGGAGGGTGATTTGGTTAATTCATCCATCTGGAAAATGTTTCAAATACTATGTGCCAGGGTCTGTGTTAGGGGCTGAGGACACAGCCCAGGGTACAAGAGGAGACACAACCCCTGTCCTAAAAATGCCTATGAGCTAGCAGGGGATGCATCCACaaccacacaaataaatatacatttccaAATGAGCTGACCACGAAGTAGACTTGGGGAGCCCTGGGGGAGCCCAGCTTCTTACCAGAGCCAGTGAATCCAAGCCCCATGGGTCTGAAATATTcagttcccctcctccccctcaggATTTTCTAGGTACTAGGTCCTTTTGTATTTGATGCTGaggagaaaaggaaccaccaccaGTGCTTAACCCGTTCTGGGCACATCCCATCTGTTTGAGCTTAGCCCTCCACAGGCCGCTCTGCCCTCCGTGAAAATCACAGAGGAGGCCAACATGCCACTCCCCCACTACCCCTGGGCTGGTGGACCAGtgagctttggaaaacagtctttcTCCTGATCTATGCCTGTAGGTGAACATAGCTATGCCCATAATGCTTTTGGAGGGCAAAGACCACCAACACCCTCACGTGGAAGCCTGTCAGCCTACTGGCCCTGAGTCCCATCACTGGGGTGCTGAGTCATGATAACATGACAGTTTTCCAAATGGACAGAATAAGGACTTTGGGGAGACAGCTGTGGTTCTCCCCCCAGTCCCAGGTGTGGAACCAACTGGGATGCCCTGTACACAGGGAAAATAGTGGGATCCACTGCCTTGGGGCTCCAAGTAGACAGTACTGGGGAGGGAGttatgagtgagtgagtgagtgtgtgtgtgtgtgtgtgtgtgtgtgtgtgactacaTGTGACACGTGTGTCCCTTCTGTCCATGGGTCTCAGGTAGGGCTGACCCTCACCTCTAATGCATTCTGGTCCTGGTCCAAAGAAGTTTCAGATAcaacaaacacttactgagcccctacaAAGTTCCAAGCCTTTTTACTTTATACTTTGACACATTTTATATCCTTTAATCTTTAACAGTAACCCTTTAAGGTAGGAATTATCtgcattgtacagatgagaaaacaatcGCAAAGAGGTTCATTGATTTGCTCAAGTATATcatacagctttttttttaaaaaaaaaaaacactcacaCACTATACTCTTAGCTGAGGCCTGTCTGTGTTGGTTGCTTATCTTACAGTGTTTCTTGTCTTCTCTACCTTTGGAGCAATTGCTCCCCTTATACAAAAGCCCCCTTCTTTCTTGTTTCACAGGCCcacgtgggcttttctttgtttaatACTGCATTTAATAGCACAAAAAATCACGAATACAAAGAAACTGGCAAAGGTGTTTGTCAATGAGATATCCCTGCCTCCTCCACTTTTCTGCTTTCATACCCATATATGTAATGGGCTACATTTGTATGaacttttccttttccccccCAGACATATAACTGTTATGTGATTGGTCAGTTGAAGCTGAAACACCCATGGAGAAAGATGTTTTACGGTTACAAgggcacacacccccccacaccacccccctcccaccccacacttTCCCACACAATCTTTTGGAGGAATATAGGATATGTACCAGTGTCAGGATTTCCCTGCTCCTGCCTTCCCCACCCAGAGCATCCTGCCATTTAATCTTCCTTTAAATGACTGCTTAGACTAGAGCCTCTTCTCCCGCCCCTTCTATTTCTCTTCCAATCAGGACCTTTTAGACACTGGGAACTGTTCATTTCTTACTCTGTCAGGCCCGTGGGCCATGCAAGTAGGTCCTTTAAATCTCAATGCCAGTTGTAGTATGGGTGCTGTCATCTTCCATTACAGGTAGGTAGGTCTGTGTGTCACTTCAGTAGGCTTGTGTATtcacttctttcactttttctgaCTCATGTTCCAGGACCTGTTTGTGATAGAACAGTAAATACCCTTCACTGTCCAGAACGTCCTTAATACTGGCCTTGGTGATGACGGCATCATCACACTTGAACCACTGGTCCTTGTGGTGCCGGATGAAGCTGGTGTAGTGGCCACTCTCCAAGGTTCCTTGGTGATTAACCACAGCAAACAAGGAATACTTATTCTCGTCGTTTCCACTATTGGTTGGCAGCTGCAACTGTCCATTCATCCTGCTCTCTTTACTCGAGGCCATGAACGGTGTCATATCCAGCTCCAGAGGAAAGGATATGTATGTAGTGATCTTGCGCCTCTGTTTGGCTGAGTGTTCAAACCGTTTGAAATGAAAACAGGCAACGACAGGTAACTTATTCATTGTGAGCTGTTTGGTAGATTCCTGGTAGCTTTGGCAACTACCGCACTTGATTTTGGCACTGCTTCCTAAGTGCTCTGGCCTCGTAAACCTTCGCAGGCAGTCCGTGAGGGTGGTGATTCCTGGTATGTGGCTTTCCCCATTCACACTGCTCTCCCTCCCTGGGCTCATAGGCCAGAAGGAGGTGCAAGAGCCAGGCAAGTCCAAACTGATGTCCCAGCATGGGTCTATCGTGGTGGAGACACCATGGCACGCTTGACAGGTAACATCAGATTGCAGGCCACCTGTGAAGATTTGGTCAATGATGCAGTTACAGTGGTTGGGATTGTTGGCTGCCTTCCCGGCATCATCACCTTTGCAGTGCCTGTGCAGGACATCTAACGCTGCAATGAGGAACTCATGGGCATCCTGTTGCCTGTACCCTGCTAAATGTCGTGCGTGTATCCACACCAGGTGCAGTAATTTATAGGGAACGTGAGGAGATGGATTTCCAGAATACAACTCCCGAAAAAGCGAAGACATCTCACAGACCAGACACAACTCGGGACTTGGCATTTCACATCTGTGCCTGTCGGAGAGGAAGAAATCTCTCAGGATCGGAGTGTGGGTAAGGGCCTGGACGATGCAGTTCATAAAGCACGTGTTGCCAAGATTGATTAGTCCTCTTAAACCGATGGTAAAGCTGGAGGTAATTCTTCTTCTCCTTGGGTTGTGGCCCAGCAGTTCTAACTCGGGTTTGGTTGTCTCCCAGGTTGGATATTTCTCACTGAGGCCTGGCATTGaacactgctggtgagaaaccTCGGTTGAGGTGGAAGCTTGTAATTTCAAAGCTTCCCCTTGCTCTTCTTTGGCAATTTGCTCAATGTCTTTGTCATATACATAATCCTTACACATAAAGCAGTATATACCTCCGTAATAAAGGTCTACAGCTAAGTTGTGTTGTTTTGTCTCGGCGTGCTCATGAATGTGTTTCTCTGTGAAGCAGCCAAAGAAGACACAGGAAAggcaagagtggagtctgttcaAATGGGTGCCGCACACATGGCAGATGCACGACTTTGCCTTGCTTTTCCTGGTCTCTGGGGTTCCACACCACACGAAGCACTGGTAGATCACCCGCAGTTCCTGCCTCCAGTTCTCTCCCACCTTAAAGCTGTTCACGTGGGAACAGCCTGGTGGACCCACAGCGAAATCCACATCCAGGCATCCGCCCCCAGGGCcgcgccggggccggggccggggcgggggccgTGGCCTAGGCTGCGGCGGGGTACGGAGCCGGGTCTGCGGCCGCGGCCGGGGTCGGCGGCGGGGGGCACGGCTGCGCCGCGGGGAGGGATCGGGGGGCCGCGGGGGATcggagggaagggtggggagaggaaccTCGTcgctgccgccgccaccgccgctcCGCGCCGGGTTCTCATCCTCTGGCTCCTGCTTCGGCTCCCCCTTCGGCCCCTGCTCCGCCTCCCGTGCCGGCTCGGGTTCGGGTTCGGGCTCCAGCTTGAGCTCTACCCGGCGGCCCGGACCCTCCACCGTCTCCACCTTCCCGGCAGCGTCCACCTCCCCTGCCGTCTCCACCTTCCCGGTGGCGTCCACCTTCCCGGCCGCCTCCACCTTCCCCGCCGCCTCCACCTTCCCCTCCACCTTCGCCTCCGCCTCCACCTTCCTCTCCGCCTTCTCCGCCGTCTCCGCCGTCTCCGCCTCCTCTGCTCCTCCGCCTCCACTGGCGGCGGCTCCTCCCCCTGCTCGCAGGGCTCGGGCGGCCACTGGGCGTGGCGGCGCGGGGGCCACGCAGACCTGGGGTGTCCCCCGCCCGGCCTGAGGGAGCGCGGTGGCTGTGGCAGCTGGACCCAAAAGGGACTTTCACTGAAGGAGGCGGCGGCGGAAGCAGGCGACGCCCCCGGGAATCCTCCCGCCGTAGCCCTCTAGCGGAGGCCGCTCTGCAGCCAGGCCCCGTTTCCTTTAATTCAATATTTCCCAAACTTGCTTGTTCACGAGAATCACGTGGGGATCGTGTTAAAATTACTGATTCCTTGGCTCCACCCGCAGCCCCACTGAATCAGAGTCTCGAAGGGACGTGCTCCGGAACCTGTATCTTTAACTAGGGCCCGAGAGGATTCTTATGATCAGGCAAGTTTGGGAAACACAGCTCTAATTCATTGAGGCTGGCGGGAAGGGGGGCGGGGACCGCGCAGTCTCTTTAAGGCGCTTCCAGTTCTCGGCTCCAATCGCTGCTCTGACCCCCTTCAtcgtctcctcccctctcctcgtCCTTCCCTTCATCCATGtatcctcccccagccctgcggGGCCAGGGACGGAAGGGTAGCCAAGTCCAGAAACGCCCCTGGGGCTCGGAAATGGCCCCCCAGAGGCCGGGTCCTGAGGAGCGCTGGCAGAAGCTGTGATAGGCCATCATCTTTGAGACTGAGCGTGTCCCCATCCCTGTCCCAGGCTC
This genomic interval carries:
- the USP27X gene encoding ubiquitin carboxyl-terminal hydrolase 27, with amino-acid sequence MCKDYVYDKDIEQIAKEEQGEALKLQASTSTEVSHQQCSMPGLSEKYPTWETTKPELELLGHNPRRRRITSSFTIGLRGLINLGNTCFMNCIVQALTHTPILRDFFLSDRHRCEMPSPELCLVCEMSSLFRELYSGNPSPHVPYKLLHLVWIHARHLAGYRQQDAHEFLIAALDVLHRHCKGDDAGKAANNPNHCNCIIDQIFTGGLQSDVTCQACHGVSTTIDPCWDISLDLPGSCTSFWPMSPGRESSVNGESHIPGITTLTDCLRRFTRPEHLGSSAKIKCGSCQSYQESTKQLTMNKLPVVACFHFKRFEHSAKQRRKITTYISFPLELDMTPFMASSKESRMNGQLQLPTNSGNDENKYSLFAVVNHQGTLESGHYTSFIRHHKDQWFKCDDAVITKASIKDVLDSEGYLLFYHKQVLEHESEKVKEVNTQAY